A genomic region of Vitreoscilla filiformis contains the following coding sequences:
- a CDS encoding glycosyltransferase family 4 protein, whose translation MAEHASASFGGEAALPLHYFRVLLARGAPVWLITHARVRSELTALFPQAMDRILFVEDSRLHRWMCQLGSQLPSRISYFTTGFVSRFSTQLEQKRLARQLIVQRGIQVVHQPMPVSPREPSILFDLGAPVAIGPMNGGMEYPPAFQPRKIRWVAKLVGLGRATAGLMNRLMPGKPRAAALLVANERTRQALPLDLGARAVVLPENGVDLSLWQRPAAHSAGSSSGVPTFVFMGRMVDWKAVDLLLYAFDQSSRKAPMSLTLIGDGPESPALREQARQQGRLALREGEAGKIFFAGWQPQATCADILRRSQALVLPSLWECGGAVVLEAMACGLPVIATAWGGPMDYLDDRCGILVPPTTRPSLIDGLAQAMRTLATDADLRQRMGAAGRAKVQREFDWEHKVDVMLDVYRRLIAEHSATA comes from the coding sequence GTGGCCGAGCACGCGTCGGCCTCGTTCGGCGGTGAAGCCGCTTTGCCGTTGCATTACTTTCGTGTGCTGCTGGCACGCGGCGCGCCGGTCTGGCTCATCACCCATGCCCGGGTGCGTTCAGAGTTGACGGCCTTGTTTCCCCAGGCCATGGACCGCATCCTGTTTGTGGAAGACAGCCGCCTGCACCGCTGGATGTGCCAACTCGGCAGCCAGTTGCCTTCGCGCATTTCTTACTTCACCACGGGGTTTGTTTCGCGCTTCAGCACCCAACTGGAACAGAAGCGCCTGGCGCGCCAGCTCATCGTGCAGCGCGGCATTCAGGTGGTGCATCAGCCCATGCCCGTGTCCCCACGAGAACCGTCGATCCTGTTCGATCTGGGCGCACCCGTGGCCATCGGCCCGATGAACGGTGGCATGGAGTATCCGCCCGCTTTCCAGCCCCGCAAGATTCGCTGGGTGGCCAAGCTGGTCGGTCTGGGACGCGCCACCGCAGGGCTGATGAACCGGCTCATGCCTGGCAAGCCGCGTGCAGCCGCCTTGCTGGTGGCCAATGAGCGCACGCGCCAAGCCCTGCCCTTGGATTTGGGCGCACGGGCCGTTGTGCTGCCCGAAAATGGGGTCGATCTTTCGCTGTGGCAACGCCCCGCTGCGCACTCGGCTGGCTCCAGCAGCGGTGTTCCTACGTTCGTGTTCATGGGCCGCATGGTCGATTGGAAAGCGGTGGACTTGCTGCTGTACGCCTTCGATCAAAGCAGCCGCAAAGCGCCCATGAGTCTCACCTTGATCGGTGATGGCCCCGAAAGCCCCGCCCTGCGCGAGCAAGCCCGCCAGCAAGGCCGCTTGGCGCTGCGTGAAGGCGAAGCCGGGAAAATCTTTTTCGCCGGCTGGCAGCCCCAAGCCACTTGCGCGGACATCCTGCGCCGCAGCCAAGCGCTGGTGTTGCCCAGCCTGTGGGAATGCGGCGGCGCGGTGGTGCTCGAAGCCATGGCCTGCGGCCTGCCGGTGATTGCCACCGCTTGGGGCGGCCCGATGGATTACTTGGATGACCGCTGCGGCATCCTCGTCCCCCCCACCACCCGCCCCAGCCTCATCGATGGCCTGGCCCAAGCCATGCGCACCCTGGCCACAGATGCCGATCTGCGCCAGCGCATGGGCGCGGCGGGGCGGGCCAAGGTGCAGCGTGAATTTGATTGGGAACACAAAGTCGATGTGATGCTGGATGTGTACCGCCGCCTCATTGCCGAGCACAGCGCCACCGCATGA
- a CDS encoding MBL fold metallo-hydrolase yields the protein MAQSALGACPADAPSLQALGPDLWWIPGAAGDSTPANRGRTDNLLVLRRDGRVWLMGSGASPAAGHALACVLRERLGWHVTDVVNPWARPEVVLGNSAFTRASTPARLWAHDEVAQAMQRQCPRCVERLHQRLGAAAVDLGPQPIVIPPLRLQGSQGTLGPWQWWRLERAPGSVVTVWHVRGSAWWWAPGLLWSDGPPDLRDAHTATLASSLAQLDGLTHDAPEPPRWLPTQGEPLPSDAPHTQHLYVRHLPWLAQQRQDSGTLETDPPPVPEGPAYLSQGERASLNWQRVWRQVESATAPR from the coding sequence ATGGCTCAAAGCGCCTTGGGAGCTTGCCCTGCCGATGCGCCCTCGCTGCAAGCCCTGGGGCCGGATCTCTGGTGGATTCCCGGCGCGGCGGGCGACTCAACGCCCGCCAATCGGGGCCGAACCGACAACCTCTTGGTGTTGCGCCGCGATGGCCGGGTGTGGTTGATGGGCAGTGGTGCCTCCCCCGCCGCAGGGCACGCCTTGGCCTGCGTGCTGCGCGAACGGCTGGGCTGGCACGTCACCGACGTGGTCAACCCGTGGGCGCGGCCTGAAGTGGTGCTGGGCAACTCGGCTTTCACCCGCGCTTCAACACCCGCCCGCCTGTGGGCACACGACGAAGTGGCGCAAGCCATGCAACGGCAGTGTCCGCGCTGCGTGGAGCGGCTGCACCAGCGTTTGGGGGCGGCGGCGGTCGATCTGGGCCCTCAGCCCATCGTCATCCCGCCGTTGCGGCTGCAAGGCTCACAGGGCACCCTGGGGCCGTGGCAGTGGTGGCGCTTGGAACGCGCCCCCGGCAGTGTGGTGACGGTGTGGCATGTGCGCGGTTCTGCATGGTGGTGGGCGCCTGGCCTGCTGTGGAGCGATGGCCCGCCCGATCTGCGCGATGCCCACACCGCCACGCTGGCCTCGTCGCTGGCGCAGCTCGATGGCCTCACCCACGACGCGCCTGAGCCCCCCCGCTGGCTGCCCACCCAGGGCGAGCCACTGCCATCCGATGCGCCGCACACCCAGCACCTCTACGTCCGCCATCTGCCCTGGCTCGCGCAGCAGCGGCAAGACAGCGGCACGCTGGAAACCGATCCGCCCCCCGTGCCCGAGGGCCCGGCTTATCTGTCGCAAGGGGAACGCGCCAGCTTGAATTGGCAGCGGGTGTGGCGCCAAGTCGAATCTGCCACGGCGCCACGTTGA
- a CDS encoding MBL fold metallo-hydrolase: MKLVILRGGMLPAGRRAASRDPAPTGRHGVAALSDDAEGWALINVAPNVAEQLQTDPALRCHSGLMDADTRSIILTDAQIDHVTGLLSLRDGAPIDLYATPAVFEVLSQQMPVLQVLQRYCGVHWHVIPVAGETLSASFRVEALPTLEFTALSTESQAAPCALEPGTPTSTGLSVAIAVRDVMSDQRLFVSQGAQVLGGTELDWLRRADCVMLDDHTHWLDEEAQPSVPAWRAQRKVMLRGQRPEELHRASTDGFEVAYDGMVIDL; encoded by the coding sequence ATGAAGCTCGTGATCTTGCGGGGGGGGATGTTGCCCGCTGGCCGCCGGGCCGCCTCGCGTGATCCGGCGCCGACAGGCCGCCATGGGGTGGCCGCGCTGTCCGATGACGCCGAGGGGTGGGCTTTGATCAATGTGGCGCCCAACGTCGCGGAGCAGCTCCAGACCGATCCCGCGTTGCGTTGCCACAGTGGCCTGATGGACGCGGACACGCGCAGCATCATCCTCACCGATGCGCAGATTGACCATGTGACCGGCCTGCTGAGCCTGCGCGATGGGGCGCCGATTGACCTGTACGCCACGCCTGCGGTGTTTGAGGTGTTGAGTCAACAGATGCCTGTGTTGCAGGTGCTGCAACGTTATTGCGGGGTGCATTGGCACGTGATTCCGGTGGCGGGAGAAACGTTGTCTGCCAGTTTTCGGGTGGAAGCCCTGCCGACCTTGGAGTTCACTGCCTTGTCCACCGAGAGCCAAGCGGCGCCCTGTGCGCTGGAGCCTGGGACGCCGACGAGCACCGGGTTGTCAGTGGCCATTGCGGTGCGGGATGTGATGAGCGATCAACGTTTGTTTGTGTCGCAGGGTGCCCAGGTGCTGGGGGGCACAGAGCTGGATTGGCTGCGCCGCGCCGACTGTGTGATGCTGGACGATCACACGCATTGGCTGGACGAAGAGGCCCAGCCCAGCGTCCCCGCGTGGCGTGCCCAGCGCAAAGTGATGCTGCGCGGACAGCGTCCGGAGGAGCTGCATCGGGCCAGCACCGATGGATTTGAGGTGGCCTATGACGGCATGGTGATCGACCTATGA
- a CDS encoding ABC transporter ATP-binding protein, with translation MNLPTSAPAASSMLEVQQLVQRYGARTALNGLSLSLPAGQFVALLGPNGAGKSTLFQVLTGLFSASGGEVSVAGHSLRHVATKALACIGVVFQQMSLDLDLSVRRNLQFHADLHGLPRKLAATRIADGCAALGTAADLDRPVRELSGGNRRKVELVRALLHRPQVILMDEPTVGLDPKSRRDLLAAVRADVAERGSTVLWATHLVEEAEAADRVLVLHKGQLLADGTPTGVAQTLGGERLEEAFIRATT, from the coding sequence ATGAACCTGCCCACCTCGGCCCCGGCGGCCTCTTCGATGCTCGAAGTCCAGCAACTGGTGCAGCGCTACGGCGCACGCACCGCCCTTAATGGTCTGAGCTTGAGCCTGCCGGCGGGCCAGTTTGTGGCCTTGCTCGGCCCGAACGGAGCGGGCAAGTCCACCTTGTTCCAAGTGCTGACAGGGCTGTTTTCGGCCAGCGGCGGGGAGGTCAGCGTCGCGGGGCACTCGCTGCGCCATGTGGCCACGAAGGCGCTGGCCTGCATCGGCGTGGTGTTTCAACAGATGTCGCTGGACCTCGATTTGTCGGTGCGGCGCAACCTGCAATTTCATGCCGATTTGCACGGCCTGCCGCGCAAGCTGGCCGCCACGCGCATCGCCGACGGTTGCGCCGCGTTGGGCACGGCAGCCGATCTCGATCGCCCAGTGCGTGAACTCTCCGGCGGCAACCGGCGCAAAGTGGAGTTGGTGCGGGCGTTGTTGCACCGCCCGCAAGTCATCCTGATGGACGAACCCACGGTGGGCCTCGATCCGAAATCCCGCCGCGATCTGCTGGCTGCTGTGCGTGCCGATGTGGCCGAACGCGGCTCCACCGTGCTCTGGGCCACCCATTTGGTCGAAGAAGCCGAAGCCGCCGACCGCGTGCTGGTGTTGCACAAAGGCCAGTTGCTGGCCGATGGCACACCGACGGGTGTCGCCCAGACGCTGGGGGGCGAGCGGCTGGAGGAGGCGTTTATCCGAGCGACGACTTAG
- a CDS encoding PQQ-dependent catabolism-associated beta-propeller protein, which yields MPMFSRKFPTLSALVLALGLTGAAQAQGIAWVSSEKDHTLTLIDMKTLTVAGTVPTCKRPRHMRLTPDAKKLVVACGDSQQADLIDVASRKSVGKLPLGDDPEIFDLTPDGKTLYVSNEEDAEVGIVDVASGKRVGAIKVGEEPEGVLVSPDGKTVYVTSEVASLVHVVDAASKKVVKNIKVGKRPRRFALTPDGSQLWVTNELAASVSVIDTRTQAVIETIKFQVKGARDKDITPVGLTMSADGKRAFVGLGQANHVAFVDVASRKVEQLVLVGKRAWGVGLNKAGDKLLVVNGLSDDLTVVDVASAKALKTLPVGRVPHSVVVVE from the coding sequence ATGCCCATGTTTTCCCGCAAGTTCCCCACGCTCTCGGCCCTGGTGCTCGCCCTGGGGCTGACCGGCGCCGCGCAGGCCCAAGGCATCGCCTGGGTCAGCAGCGAGAAGGATCACACGCTGACCCTGATCGACATGAAGACCCTCACCGTGGCCGGCACCGTGCCCACCTGCAAACGCCCGCGCCACATGCGCCTCACCCCCGACGCCAAAAAGCTGGTGGTGGCCTGCGGGGACTCGCAGCAAGCCGACTTGATCGACGTGGCCTCGCGCAAATCGGTGGGCAAGCTGCCGCTGGGGGATGACCCGGAAATCTTCGACCTGACCCCAGACGGTAAAACGCTCTACGTCAGCAACGAGGAAGACGCCGAAGTCGGCATCGTGGACGTGGCCAGTGGCAAGCGCGTGGGCGCCATCAAGGTCGGTGAGGAGCCCGAGGGCGTGCTCGTGTCGCCGGATGGCAAGACGGTGTATGTCACCTCCGAGGTGGCCAGCCTGGTGCATGTGGTGGATGCGGCCAGCAAGAAGGTGGTGAAAAACATCAAGGTCGGCAAGCGCCCGCGCCGCTTTGCGCTCACGCCCGATGGCAGCCAGCTTTGGGTGACGAACGAGCTGGCCGCCAGCGTCAGCGTGATCGACACCCGCACGCAGGCGGTGATCGAAACGATCAAGTTCCAGGTCAAGGGCGCACGCGACAAGGACATCACCCCCGTCGGCCTGACGATGAGTGCCGATGGCAAACGCGCTTTCGTCGGCCTGGGCCAAGCCAACCACGTGGCGTTTGTGGATGTGGCCTCGCGCAAAGTCGAACAGTTGGTGCTGGTGGGCAAGCGTGCTTGGGGCGTCGGGCTGAACAAGGCAGGGGACAAGCTGCTGGTGGTCAACGGCCTCTCGGACGACCTGACGGTGGTGGACGTGGCCAGCGCCAAGGCGCTCAAGACCCTGCCCGTGGGCCGTGTGCCGCACAGCGTGGTGGTGGTGGAATGA
- a CDS encoding type 1 periplasmic-binding domain-containing protein, whose amino-acid sequence MLLLLVLAAGAASAAPFKAVLLLPEDDARLERSRLERAYLGHPGGSAADAMVVALKESRLELDSVGASLAIDTVPVRDAASARAAAQKAEKAGAVALLADLPADQLLAVADAVKLPVLNLSAADDRLRQQDCRPRLLHLAPSERQRADALAQTLVARKWSQVLLLTGPSPADAARSAVAQAAIKRYGLKLVGSKPFKLSGDPRERDLANPLLLTNPATTGPHDVVWVVDSDGEFARSLPYRTAAPRPVVGDAGLVALAWHAQYERFGAPQVSRRFFKSAARPMTAQDWQAWLGAKALAAAVVAAPKGPAAAVQKALLDEELDGSKGVPMSFRPWDGQLRQPLLLTDGQGVISTAPVEGVLHPKNTLDTLGADAGEKLCKAAAAAAK is encoded by the coding sequence ATGCTGCTGCTGCTGGTGCTGGCCGCTGGTGCCGCCAGCGCTGCCCCCTTCAAAGCCGTGCTGCTCCTGCCCGAAGACGATGCCCGCCTGGAACGCAGCCGCTTGGAGCGTGCCTACCTCGGCCACCCCGGCGGCAGCGCCGCTGACGCGATGGTCGTGGCGCTGAAGGAAAGCCGCCTGGAGCTGGACAGCGTTGGCGCCAGCCTGGCGATTGACACCGTGCCGGTGCGCGATGCCGCCAGCGCCCGTGCTGCTGCGCAAAAAGCCGAAAAAGCCGGCGCCGTGGCGCTGCTGGCCGACCTGCCCGCCGATCAGTTGCTGGCCGTGGCCGACGCGGTGAAACTCCCCGTGCTCAACCTCAGTGCCGCCGATGACCGGCTGCGCCAGCAGGACTGCCGCCCGCGCCTGTTGCACCTTGCCCCCAGCGAGCGCCAGCGGGCCGATGCGCTGGCTCAAACCCTGGTGGCGCGCAAGTGGAGCCAGGTGCTGCTGCTGACCGGCCCCAGCCCGGCGGATGCAGCACGCTCGGCTGTGGCTCAGGCCGCTATCAAGCGGTATGGCCTCAAGCTGGTGGGCAGCAAACCCTTCAAGCTTTCGGGCGATCCGCGTGAGCGCGATCTGGCGAACCCGCTGCTGCTGACCAACCCGGCCACCACCGGCCCGCACGACGTGGTGTGGGTGGTGGACTCGGACGGCGAATTCGCCCGCAGCCTGCCCTATCGCACCGCCGCGCCGCGCCCCGTGGTGGGGGATGCCGGCCTGGTGGCGCTGGCTTGGCATGCGCAGTACGAGCGTTTTGGGGCGCCGCAGGTCTCGCGCCGCTTCTTCAAGAGTGCAGCCCGCCCGATGACGGCGCAGGACTGGCAAGCCTGGCTCGGCGCCAAGGCGCTGGCCGCCGCCGTGGTGGCTGCGCCCAAGGGGCCTGCCGCTGCCGTGCAAAAAGCGCTGCTTGACGAGGAGCTGGACGGCTCCAAAGGTGTGCCCATGAGCTTCCGGCCCTGGGACGGCCAGTTGCGTCAGCCGCTGTTGCTCACCGATGGGCAAGGGGTTATCAGCACCGCGCCAGTGGAGGGTGTGCTGCACCCGAAAAACACCCTGGACACCCTCGGGGCCGATGCAGGCGAGAAGCTCTGCAAAGCCGCCGCCGCTGCGGCGAAGTAA
- a CDS encoding ABC transporter permease, with amino-acid sequence MRHAMQALWAIVHRELMKFVRQYGRLASALVRPLLWLAVFAAGFRNVFGMAINEPYDTYIPYDIYIAPGLIGMVLLFNGMQSSLAMVYDREMGLMRLLLTAPLPRWWVLFAKLCATAVLSLGQALAFVLIAALLGTTLPLWGPQTPAVLLAAVSAALMLGALGLLLSVHIRQLENFAGTMNFVIFPMYFMSTALYPLWKLEESGAEWVWWIARFNPFTHAVEWLRFAIYGKDAGDSPWIVLGTLALCFALAAWGYDPQRGFGALTKRPGGAA; translated from the coding sequence ATGCGCCATGCCATGCAGGCCCTTTGGGCCATCGTCCACCGCGAGCTGATGAAGTTCGTGCGCCAGTACGGGCGCCTGGCCTCGGCGCTGGTGCGTCCGCTGCTGTGGCTGGCGGTGTTTGCCGCTGGCTTTCGCAACGTGTTCGGCATGGCCATCAACGAGCCTTACGACACCTACATCCCCTACGACATCTACATCGCCCCCGGCCTCATCGGCATGGTGTTGCTGTTCAACGGCATGCAGTCCAGCCTGGCGATGGTGTATGACCGGGAGATGGGCCTGATGCGCCTGCTGCTGACCGCGCCGCTGCCGCGCTGGTGGGTGCTGTTCGCCAAGTTGTGCGCCACCGCCGTGCTGTCGCTGGGGCAGGCGCTGGCTTTTGTGCTGATCGCCGCCTTGCTGGGCACCACGTTGCCACTGTGGGGGCCGCAGACGCCCGCCGTGCTGCTGGCCGCCGTCAGTGCGGCGCTGATGCTGGGGGCGCTGGGGTTGCTGCTCTCGGTTCACATCCGCCAGTTGGAGAACTTCGCCGGGACGATGAACTTTGTCATCTTCCCGATGTATTTCATGTCCACGGCGCTCTATCCGCTGTGGAAGCTGGAAGAGTCCGGCGCCGAATGGGTGTGGTGGATCGCCCGCTTCAACCCCTTCACCCATGCCGTGGAATGGCTGCGTTTTGCCATCTACGGCAAGGACGCGGGCGATTCACCCTGGATCGTGCTGGGCACACTGGCCCTGTGTTTCGCCCTGGCCGCCTGGGGCTATGACCCGCAGCGCGGTTTCGGCGCCCTCACCAAACGACCAGGAGGCGCCGCATGA
- a CDS encoding MotA/TolQ/ExbB proton channel family protein, translating to MSRFVVPLAPDVLAQRITWAWRLAAVTCVFIALWMQQRGLWAALLEGDPSGISAGIVGLSAVLTGWCGMRANVLAQQAEPDSAWRQAWAQDVQRVPDQAPALLNERSHGAHETAWWFAGATIKLGLLGTVVGFIVMSAQIGRMPGFDLDQVQTMLKQMTSGMAIALYTTLVGLVANLWLGLQLLLLDRLADRIVADIVASAPAAPDA from the coding sequence ATGAGCCGCTTCGTTGTCCCGCTGGCGCCCGACGTGCTGGCCCAGCGCATCACTTGGGCGTGGCGTTTGGCGGCGGTCACGTGCGTGTTCATCGCCCTGTGGATGCAGCAGCGGGGGTTGTGGGCGGCGCTGCTGGAGGGCGATCCGAGCGGCATCAGCGCCGGCATCGTGGGGTTGAGTGCCGTGCTGACCGGCTGGTGCGGGATGCGTGCGAATGTGCTGGCGCAGCAAGCCGAACCCGATTCAGCCTGGCGCCAGGCGTGGGCGCAGGACGTGCAGCGCGTGCCCGACCAAGCCCCGGCCCTGCTCAACGAGCGCAGCCACGGTGCCCACGAAACCGCCTGGTGGTTTGCCGGTGCCACCATCAAACTCGGGTTGCTGGGCACGGTGGTGGGGTTCATCGTCATGTCGGCGCAGATCGGGCGGATGCCGGGGTTCGATCTCGATCAGGTGCAGACCATGCTCAAGCAGATGACTTCGGGCATGGCCATTGCGCTTTACACCACGTTGGTCGGGCTGGTGGCGAACCTGTGGCTGGGCTTGCAACTGCTGTTGCTGGATCGCTTGGCGGATCGAATCGTGGCCGACATCGTCGCCAGCGCGCCCGCCGCGCCGGATGCCTGA
- a CDS encoding tripartite tricarboxylate transporter substrate binding protein codes for MELNRMSRRQALGHLSHLSAWGIAALAGPVGAQPSASAFPHKPITLWVPWPAGGATDVCMRVLADVAGRHLGQRVLIENRAGAGGTLCMPILQQAAPDGYTVAQLPYPALRVPWMQKVLWDPIRDTTPLLQLSGVTFGILVPANSPWHSVDELFAWAKAHPGELTVSTNGVATTPHTVMEALSARKGFSYVHVPYKGTSEQMLALASGQTMVGMNSNGFAPFVDSGKLRLLATTGEQRARRWPTAPTLKELGVGIVANSPYGLVGPRGLPAGVVQVLHQAFRAALLDPAHVAELAKYDQEPAHLNPEDYGHALRDAYAAEKRHVERLGLLRAAG; via the coding sequence ATGGAACTGAACCGCATGTCGCGCCGGCAGGCGCTGGGGCATTTGTCGCATTTGTCGGCGTGGGGCATTGCGGCGCTGGCGGGGCCGGTGGGCGCACAACCCAGCGCCAGCGCGTTTCCCCACAAACCCATCACCCTGTGGGTGCCGTGGCCAGCGGGCGGCGCCACCGACGTGTGCATGCGCGTGTTGGCCGATGTCGCGGGCCGCCACCTGGGCCAACGGGTGTTGATCGAAAACCGTGCTGGTGCCGGGGGCACGCTGTGCATGCCGATCCTGCAACAAGCCGCGCCGGACGGGTACACCGTGGCCCAATTGCCGTATCCCGCGCTGCGTGTGCCGTGGATGCAAAAAGTGCTGTGGGATCCGATCCGCGACACCACCCCACTGCTGCAACTCAGCGGTGTGACGTTTGGCATCCTCGTGCCAGCCAACAGCCCGTGGCACAGCGTGGACGAGTTGTTCGCCTGGGCCAAAGCCCATCCCGGGGAGTTGACCGTCTCGACCAACGGTGTGGCCACCACCCCGCACACGGTGATGGAGGCGCTGTCGGCGCGCAAGGGCTTCAGTTATGTGCATGTGCCTTACAAAGGCACGTCCGAGCAGATGCTGGCGCTGGCTTCCGGGCAAACGATGGTGGGCATGAACTCGAACGGTTTCGCGCCGTTTGTGGACAGCGGCAAGTTGCGCCTGTTGGCCACCACCGGCGAACAACGCGCCCGGCGCTGGCCCACGGCGCCGACGCTCAAAGAGTTAGGCGTGGGCATCGTCGCCAACTCGCCTTATGGCTTGGTGGGGCCACGCGGCCTGCCGGCGGGTGTGGTGCAGGTGCTGCACCAAGCGTTCAGAGCGGCGCTGCTCGATCCGGCCCACGTCGCTGAGTTGGCGAAGTACGACCAAGAACCGGCCCACCTCAACCCCGAGGACTACGGTCACGCCTTGCGTGACGCCTACGCGGCTGAGAAACGCCACGTTGAGCGTTTGGGTTTGCTGCGGGCAGCGGGCTGA
- a CDS encoding response regulator transcription factor, whose protein sequence is MTAPTRVLLVDDHAVVRAGYRRLLELEPDMLVVGECADADAAYALLQRQPVSAGALAEVMVLDLSMPGRSGLDLLRRVRLRWPSLRVLIFSMHDSPAVVNQSLRAGAAGFVTKSSPPEELVAAVRAVRQGERVVSQDVAAHAIPAEAPTAPAPHEQLSAREFDVLRHLLAGLSLEEIAQRLCLSPKTVANQQSLIRQKLGVSNAVELLRYAQWHGLDG, encoded by the coding sequence ATGACCGCCCCGACCCGCGTTCTGTTGGTGGACGACCACGCCGTGGTGCGCGCTGGCTACCGCCGCTTGCTGGAGTTGGAGCCCGACATGCTCGTCGTCGGGGAATGTGCCGATGCCGATGCGGCCTATGCCTTGTTGCAACGCCAGCCGGTGTCGGCTGGGGCTTTGGCCGAGGTGATGGTGCTGGATTTGTCCATGCCTGGTCGCAGCGGGTTGGACTTGCTGCGCCGGGTGCGGCTGCGCTGGCCAAGCCTGCGCGTGCTGATTTTCAGCATGCACGACAGCCCCGCCGTGGTGAATCAAAGCCTGCGAGCGGGTGCCGCTGGGTTTGTCACCAAAAGCAGCCCGCCGGAAGAACTGGTGGCTGCGGTGCGGGCGGTGCGCCAGGGCGAACGGGTGGTGTCGCAGGATGTGGCCGCGCACGCGATCCCCGCCGAGGCCCCCACTGCGCCGGCGCCGCATGAGCAGTTATCGGCCCGCGAGTTCGACGTGTTGCGCCACCTCCTTGCCGGCCTGAGTTTGGAGGAGATCGCGCAGCGGCTGTGCCTGTCCCCCAAGACGGTGGCGAATCAGCAATCGCTCATTCGCCAAAAACTGGGGGTGAGCAACGCGGTGGAATTGCTGCGTTATGCCCAGTGGCACGGCCTGGACGGCTGA
- a CDS encoding sensor histidine kinase: protein MSVRSVLSGLWGARSPRVPLALPRLIMWRAVAVAGLGLVLGLVLGLLRLHSDVDEELLAARTLAQLSQHLALLPQQSDEQALRTLRLWQSEGELRHLQLTVRDAHGHPLLSTADEPPQLPPTVAAWLDRWRAPESFTVAWQVARPQGGAWFIALSARPDSERSEALTFLLEGLGVLAGVVVGILLVMGWNTRRALAPLGTMVSAIGALQQGQRDALRHLPPMPVAELEAVAGALRALADALAQAEAEQRRLTRQVLTVQDDERRRLARELHDEFGQRLTALRVDVAWLTRQRPSTDPAAPVLAGMAEQIGQLQHDIRATLARLRPWPAGTEGDGGAAWVEALTALVASWQRAPGVGTTFQLDLRCPPASDAWPWPDGLAADVYRISQEALTNVARHAHARTACLRVHLSADGHLHWAVEDDGVGLPALGEALRRGNGLAGLKERVWAQGVELCCQPLSPGAERPGLRLAADFTWSAETLA from the coding sequence ATGTCTGTTCGGTCTGTTTTGTCTGGGTTGTGGGGAGCGCGCTCCCCTCGGGTGCCGTTGGCTCTGCCGCGTCTCATCATGTGGCGCGCCGTGGCGGTGGCGGGTTTGGGCTTGGTGTTGGGTTTGGTGCTGGGGCTGCTGCGCTTGCACAGCGATGTGGACGAAGAATTGCTCGCTGCCCGCACCTTGGCCCAACTCAGCCAGCATCTGGCCCTGCTGCCGCAGCAAAGCGACGAGCAAGCGCTGCGCACCCTGCGCCTCTGGCAAAGCGAAGGCGAGTTGCGTCACCTGCAACTGACGGTGCGCGATGCCCATGGCCACCCCCTGCTGTCCACCGCCGACGAGCCGCCCCAACTGCCGCCCACGGTGGCGGCTTGGCTGGATCGCTGGCGCGCGCCGGAGTCTTTCACCGTGGCATGGCAAGTCGCCCGACCGCAAGGCGGCGCGTGGTTCATCGCCCTGAGCGCCCGCCCGGACAGCGAACGCTCCGAAGCGCTGACGTTTTTGCTCGAAGGGCTGGGCGTGCTGGCCGGGGTGGTGGTCGGCATCTTGCTGGTGATGGGCTGGAACACCCGACGCGCCCTGGCCCCGCTGGGGACGATGGTGTCGGCCATCGGGGCGCTGCAACAAGGCCAGCGCGACGCCCTGCGCCACCTGCCCCCCATGCCCGTGGCCGAGCTGGAAGCGGTGGCCGGCGCCCTGCGCGCCCTGGCGGACGCTTTGGCCCAAGCCGAGGCCGAACAGCGCCGCCTCACCCGCCAAGTGCTGACGGTGCAAGACGACGAGCGCCGCCGCTTGGCGCGTGAACTGCACGATGAATTTGGGCAGCGTTTGACGGCGTTGCGCGTCGATGTCGCGTGGCTGACGCGGCAGCGGCCCAGCACCGACCCCGCCGCCCCAGTGCTGGCCGGCATGGCCGAACAAATCGGCCAGCTTCAGCACGACATTCGCGCCACCTTGGCCCGCTTGCGTCCATGGCCAGCGGGCACCGAGGGCGACGGCGGGGCCGCGTGGGTCGAAGCCTTGACCGCGCTGGTGGCCAGTTGGCAGCGTGCGCCCGGCGTGGGCACCACGTTCCAACTCGACCTTCGTTGCCCGCCCGCGTCCGATGCTTGGCCCTGGCCCGATGGGTTGGCCGCCGATGTGTACCGCATCAGCCAAGAAGCGCTGACCAACGTCGCCCGCCATGCCCACGCCCGCACGGCCTGTTTGCGCGTCCACCTCTCTGCCGACGGTCACCTGCATTGGGCGGTGGAAGATGACGGTGTGGGCTTGCCGGCGCTCGGGGAAGCCTTGCGGCGCGGCAACGGCCTGGCCGGTTTGAAAGAGCGGGTTTGGGCCCAAGGGGTCGAACTGTGCTGCCAGCCCCTGAGCCCTGGAGCCGAGCGCCCCGGGTTGCGCCTGGCGGCTGATTTCACGTGGTCTGCGGAGACGCTGGCATGA